The genomic DNA CTGGGGCTTCACGGCCTCCGCCTCGCCAAGCTCCAGCACCGCCCGGTCCTTGGCGGCCCACTGCAACAGCCCACTCGGATCCTCGAAGGCGAAGCCGGCGGCGTCCTTGGCCTTGGCGCCCCGGTGGAAGATGAGCTGGAGCTTGCCCTTGGGCGCGAGGCGGAAGGTGACCCGGTCCTCCTGACCCGGACCGAAGCTGGGCGCGTTCCACTTGATGCGCTCCTGGATGTCCTTGTCGAGCCCCAGGATGAGCGCGCGGATGCGCTCGACCTCCGCCTTGCGCGGGTGCTCCAGGGTCTTCATGAACGCGTCCACGGCCTTGTTCCGGTTCGTCATGGGGCCTGCCGACGTTGACGGAGCAGCAGCACGCCGGCCACCATCACGAAGCCGAGGGCGGACACGGCGAGCGACGTGTGGATGTTGGTGACGCTGCCCAGCAGTCCCACGGTCACGCCGCTGAAGGCCCGCAGGCCGGAGGCCGACATGCTGAAGAGCCCCAGCACGCGGCCGCGGATGGTGTCCGGCGCGTTCAGCTGCACGAGCGCCTGGGTCATGCTGCTGAAGGAGAGTTCCAGGAACCCGGCCAGGAAGAGCACGAGGATCGCCGCCGAGTAAGCGTGCATGAATGAGAAAGCGAGGAGCGAACAGCCCCACAGGAAGGCGAGCTTCAGCGCGGAGGAGGGCTCCGTCCTCAGCCAGGAGCCCCGCGTCTCGAGCAGGATGCCCGCGAGCAGCGCCCCGGCCGCATCCGCTCCCAGCAGGAGCGTATAGGCCATGCCGGGGTCTCCATGGCCCAGGTCATGGGCGAAGCCCGGCATCTGGGCGTGGTAGCTGTTGCCGATGAAGAAGGACGCCGCCCCCGCCAGTAGCACCATGGCCGCGACCACCGGCAGCTCGCGCACGTCGCGCACGGTCTGGACGATGTCCGCCAGGCCCCGGACGGCCCGCTTCGCGCCCGCCGTCACCCCCCGGAAGTGCCGCCCATAGGGCGCGCTCATCAGCC from Melittangium boletus DSM 14713 includes the following:
- a CDS encoding DUF1801 domain-containing protein, with translation MTNRNKAVDAFMKTLEHPRKAEVERIRALILGLDKDIQERIKWNAPSFGPGQEDRVTFRLAPKGKLQLIFHRGAKAKDAAGFAFEDPSGLLQWAAKDRAVLELGEAEAVKPQVLGELVRRWMAATREG
- a CDS encoding MFS transporter, giving the protein MISAANAAAPESSALRLPGYRTFLLTFMLAMMADNIEHVISYWVAFQKFHSAALGGFAVVSHWLPFLMFSVPVGALNDRFDSRRLIQGGMVLFILASVGWGYFFVTDSLRMWHAMVLLTLHGCAGVLWSTSSQMLLYDIVGPAHLPSAVRLNATARYLGVLVGPGVGSLIMQTLGPTRGIFVNTAFYLPLLLWLMSAPYGRHFRGVTAGAKRAVRGLADIVQTVRDVRELPVVAAMVLLAGAASFFIGNSYHAQMPGFAHDLGHGDPGMAYTLLLGADAAGALLAGILLETRGSWLRTEPSSALKLAFLWGCSLLAFSFMHAYSAAILVLFLAGFLELSFSSMTQALVQLNAPDTIRGRVLGLFSMSASGLRAFSGVTVGLLGSVTNIHTSLAVSALGFVMVAGVLLLRQRRQAP